A portion of the Bombina bombina isolate aBomBom1 chromosome 9, aBomBom1.pri, whole genome shotgun sequence genome contains these proteins:
- the LOC128639849 gene encoding pulmonary surfactant-associated protein A, producing the protein MNQQQWLLLLVTMCLVTCHAQQLFSGKIGLPGKDDLKIPTVTGLPGSGLPVVIKGTLGKDGIMGSNCLPGVQALEEKSLTGLATLVLKLQLQQLELRNQISRLERALLLKEIIQKVGGKILATNGKEVDFTTAKTTCESVGGRIATPVNDKENNAILTFVKELNRYAFLGVKEGLLTGKFNYLDGTPVKYTNWSKNEPNGKGQEPCVEMYTDGKWNDKGCNQNRLTICEL; encoded by the exons ATGAACCAGCAGCAGTGGCTTCTTCTGTTGGTGACAATGTGCCTTGTGACTTGTCACGCGCAACAACTTTTTTCAGGAAAGATTGGTCTGCCAGGAAAAGATGACCTAAAAATACCGACAGTTACAGGATTGCCAGGTTCAG GGCTACCAGTTGTAATAAAGGGCACTCTTGGAAAAGATGGAATTATGGGAAGTAATTGTCTTCCAGGTGTACAAGCATTAGAAGAGAAAAGTCTAACTG gGCTGGCAACATTGGTTCTGAAATTGCAACTTCAGCAATTGGAACTCAGAAATCAAATCAGCAGATTGGAAAGAG CTCTCCTTCTGAAAGAAATTATTCAAAAAGTAGGGGGAAAGATACTGGCCACCAATGGAAAAGAAGTTGATTTTACCACTGCCAAAACCACCTGTGAATCAGTTGGAGGACGAATTGCCACTCCGGTTAATGACAAAGAAAACAACGCCATCCTAACGTTTGTGAAGGAGTTAAACAGATACGCATTTCTGGGCGTTAAAGAGGGTTTGTTGACTGGCAAATTCAATTACTTAGATGGAACACCTGTAAAGTACACTAACTGGTCAAAAAATGAACCCAATGGTAAAGGGCAAGAACCGTGCGTAGAAATGTACACTGATGGCAAATGGAATGACAAAGGCTGCAACCAAAACCGTCTCACTATTTGTGAATTGTAA